A stretch of the Macaca mulatta isolate MMU2019108-1 chromosome 14, T2T-MMU8v2.0, whole genome shotgun sequence genome encodes the following:
- the OR51A4 gene encoding olfactory receptor 51A4 (The RefSeq protein has 1 substitution, 1 frameshift compared to this genomic sequence), whose protein sequence is MSIINTSYVDITTFFLVGLPGLEYAHIWISIPICSMDLIAVLGNCTILFIIKTEPSLHEPMYYFLSTLAMSDLGLSLSTLPTMLSIFLFDAPEISSNACFAQEFFIHGFSVLESSVLLIMSFDRFLAIHNPLRYTSILTTVRVAQIGIVFSFKSMLLVLPFPFPLRSLRYCKKNHFSHSYCLHQDVMKLACSDNRIDVIYGFFGALCLMVDFILIAVSYILILKTLLGIASKKEQLKALNTCVSHICAVIIFYLPIINLAVVHRFARHVSPIINVLMANVLLLVPPLMNPIVYCIKTKQIRVRVVAKLCQQKI, encoded by the exons ATGTCCATTATCAACACATCATATGTTGACATCACCACCTTCTTCTTGGTTGGGTTGCCAGGGCTAGAATATGCACACATCTGGATCTCTATCCCCATCTGCAGCATGGATCTTATTGCTGTTCTAGGAAATTGCACCATCCTTTTTATCATCAAGACAGAGCCCTCCTTGCATGAGCCCATGTACTATTTTCTTTCCACGTTGGCTATGTCTGACTTGGGTTTGTCTTTATCAACTCTGCCCACTATGTTAAGCATTTTCCTGTTCGATGCTCCTGAAATTTCATCCAATGCCTGCTTTGCCCAGGAATTCTTCATTCATGGATTCTCAGTACTGGAGTCCTCAGTCCTCCTGATCATGTCATTTGATAGATTCCTAGCCATCCACAACCCTCTGAGATACACCTCAATTCTGACAACTGTCAGAGTTGCCCAAATAGGAATAGTATTCTCCTTTAAGAGCATGCTCCTggttcttcctttccctttccctttaagaagcttGAGATATTGTAAGAAAAACTCCTACT TCTCCCACTCCTACTGTCTCCACCAGGATGTCATGAAGTTGGCCTGCTCTGACAACCGAATTGATGTCATCTATGGCTTTTTTGGAGCACTCTGCCTGATGGTAGATTTTATTCTCATTGCCGTGTCTTACATCCTGATCCTCAAGACTTTACTGGGAATTGCATCCAAAAAAGAGCAGCTTAAGGCTCTCAATACTTGTGTTTCACACATCTGTGCAGTGATCATCTTCTACCTGCCCATCATTAACCTGGCCGTTGTCCACCGCTTTGCCCGACACGTCTCTCCCATCATTAATGTTCTTATGGCAAATGTTCTCTTACTTGTACCTCCACTAATGAACCCAATTGTTTATTGTATAAAAACTAAACAGATTAGAGTGAGAGTTGTAGCAAAATTGTGTCAACAGAAGATTTAA
- the OR51G1 gene encoding LOW QUALITY PROTEIN: olfactory receptor 51G1 (The sequence of the model RefSeq protein was modified relative to this genomic sequence to represent the inferred CDS: substituted 1 base at 1 genomic stop codon), with protein sequence MAILYNSNLQRAAFFLMGFQGLEGLHGWISIPFCFIYLTVILGNLTILHVIRTDATLHEPMYYFLGMLALTDLGLCLSTQPTVLGIFWFDAREIGIPACFTQLFFIHTLSLVESSVLLSMSIDRYMAICNPLRYSTTLIPVHIVKMGLSSVLRSALLILPLPFLLKRFQYCCSHVLAHAYCLLLEIMKLACSGITVNHIYGLFVVACTVGMDSLLMFLSYAANLHTVLSFTSCQERLXALNTCISHICAVLLFYIPMIGLSLVHCFGEHLPRVVHLLMSYVYLLVPPLMNPIVYSIKTKQIRQCIIKKFQFIKSLRCFWKD encoded by the coding sequence ATGGCAATTCTTTATAATAGCAACCTCCAAAGAGCCGCTTTCTTCCTGATGGGCTTCCAAGGTCTAGAAGGTCTCCATGGCTGGATCTCTATTCCCTTCTGCTTCATCTACCTGACAGTTATCTTGGGGAACCTCACCATTCTCCACGTCATCCGTACTGATGCTACTCTCCATGAACCCATGTACTATTTCTTGGGCATGCTAGCTCTCACAGACTTAGGCCTTTGCCTTTCCACACAGCCCACTGTCCTGGGCATTTTCTGGTTTGATGCCAGAGAGATTGGCATCCCTGCCTGTTTCACTCAGCTCTTCTTCATTCACACCTTGTCTCTAGTGGAGTCATCAGTTCTGTTATCCATGTCCATTGACCGCTACATGGCCATCTGCAACCCACTGCGTTACTCCACCACCCTGATACCTGTACATATTGTCAAGATGGGGCTAAGCTCAGTGCTTAGAAGtgccctcctcatcctcccctTGCCATTCCTCCTGAAGCGCTTCCAGTACTGCTGCTCCCATGTGCTGGCTCATGCTTATTGTCTTCTCCTGGAGATCATGAAGCTGGCCTGCTCTGGCATCACTGTCAATCACATCTACGGGCTCTTTGTTGTGGCCTGCACTGTGGGTATGGACTCCCTGCTCATGTTTCTCTCATACGCCGCCAATCTTCACACCGTGCTCAGCTTCACATCCTGCCAGGAGCGACTCTGAGCCCTCAACACCTGTATCTCTCATATCTGTGCTGTACTGCTCTTCTACATCCCCATGATTGGCTTATCTCTTGTACATTGTTTTGGTGAACATCTGCCCCGCGTTGTACACCTCCTCATGTCCTATGTGTATCTGCTGGTACCACCCCTCATGAACCCCATTGTCTACAGCATCAAGACCAAGCAAATTCGCCAGTGCATCATTAAGAAGTTTCAGTTTATAAAGTCACTTAGGTGTTTTTGGAAGGATTAA
- the LOC100425614 gene encoding LOW QUALITY PROTEIN: olfactory receptor 51A4-like (The sequence of the model RefSeq protein was modified relative to this genomic sequence to represent the inferred CDS: inserted 1 base in 1 codon; deleted 1 base in 1 codon), whose amino-acid sequence MSIINTSYVDITTFLVGMPGLEYEHIWISIPICSMDLIAILGNCTILFIIKTEPSLHEPMYYFLSTLAMSDLGLSLSTLPTMLSIFLFNAPEISSNACFAQESFIHGFSVLESSVLLIMSFDRFLGIHNPLRYTSILITVRVAQVGIVFSFKSMFLVLPFPFPLRSLRYCKKNQLSHSYYLHQDVMKLACSDNRIDVIYNFFGALCLMVDFILIAVSYVLILKTVLGIASKKEQLKALNTCVXICAVIIFYLPIINLAIVYHFAWPVSPIINVLMANVLLLVPPLMNPIVYCVKTKQIRVRVVAKLCQRKI is encoded by the exons ATGTCCATTATCAACACATCATATGTTGACATCACCACCTTCTTGGTTGGGATGCCAGGGCTAGAATATGAACACATCTGGATCTCTATCCCCATCTGCAGCATGGATCTTATTGCAATTCTAGGAAATTGCACCATCCTTTTTATCATCAAGACAGAGCCCTCCTTGCATGAGCCCATGTACTATTTTCTTTCCACGTTGGCTATGTCTGACTTGGGTTTGTCTTTATCAACTCTGCCCACTATGTTAAGCATCTTCCTGTTCAATGCTCCTGAAATTTCATCCAATGCCTGCTTTGCCCAGGAATCCTTCATTCATGGATTCTCAGTACTGGAGTCCTCAGTCCTCCTGATCATGTCATTTGATAGATTCCTAGGCATCCACAACCCTCTGAGATACACCTCAATCCTGATAACTGTCAGAGTTGCCCAAGTAGGAATAGTATTCTCCTTCAAGAGCATGTTCCTggttcttcctttccctttccctttaagaagcttGAGATATTGTAAGAAAAACCAATTATCCCACTCCTACTATCTCCACCAGGATGTCATGAAGTTGGCCTGCTCTGACAACCGAATTGATGTCATCTACAACTTTTTTGGAGCACTCTGCCTTATGGTGGAT TTTATTCTCATTGCCGTGTCTTACGTCCTGATCCTCAAGACTGTACTGGGAATTGCATCCAAAAAGGAGCAGCTTAAGGCTCTCAATACTTGTG TCATCTGTGCAGTGATCATCTTCTACCTGCCCATCATCAACCTGGCCATTGTCTACCACTTTGCCTGGCCTGTCTCTCCCATCATTAATGTTCTTATGGCAAATGTTCTCTTACTTGTACCTCCACTAATGAACCCAATTGTTTATTGTGTAAAAACTAAACAGATTAGAGTGAGAGTTGTAGCAAAATTGTGTCAACGGAAGATTTAA
- the OR51G2 gene encoding olfactory receptor 51G2 (The RefSeq protein has 2 substitutions compared to this genomic sequence): MTLGSLGNGSSHVSATFLLSGIPGLEHVHIWISIPLCFMYLVSILGNCTILFIIKTECSLHEPMYLFLSMLALIDLGLSLCTLPTVLSIFWVGAREISHDACFAQLFFIHCLSFLESSVLLSMAFDRFVAICCPLHYASILTNTVIGRIGLISLGRSVALIFPLPFMLKRFTYCGSPVLSHSYCLHQEVMKLACANMKANSIYGMFVIVSTVGIDSLLILFSYALILHTVLSVTSRAERLKALNTCVSHICAVLLFYTPMIGLSVIHRFGKQAPTLVQVVMGFMYLLFPPMMNPIVYSVKTKQIRDRVTHAFCY; this comes from the coding sequence ATGACCCTGGGATCCCTGGGAAACGGCAGCAGCCACGTTTCTGCTACCTTCTTGCTGAGTGGCATTCTTGGGTTGGAGCACGTGCACATCTGGATCTCCATCCCACTGTGCTTCATGTACCTGGTTTCCATCCTGGGCAACTGCACAATTCTTTTCATCATTAAAACAGAGTGCTCACTCCATGAACCTATGTATCTCTTCTTGTCCATGCTGGCTCTGATTGACCTGGGTCTGTCCCTTTGCACTCTCCCTACAGTCCTCAGCATCTTTTGGGTTGGGGCACGAGAAATTAGCCACGATGCCTGCTTTGCTCAGCTCTTTTTCATTCACTGCTTATCCTTCCTCGAGTCCTCTGTGCTACTGTCTATGGCCTTTGACCGCTTTGTGGCTATCTGCTGCCCCTTGCACTATGCTTCCATTCTCACCAACACAGTCATTGGCAGGATTGGCCTGATCTCTCTGGGTCGTAGTGTAGCACTTATTTTTCCATTGCCTTTTATGCTCAAAAGATTCACCTATTGTGGCTCCCCAGTTCTCTCACATTCTTATTGTCTCCACCAAGAAGTGATGAAATTGGCCTGTGCCAATATGAAGGCCAACAGCATCTATGGCATGTTTGTCATCGTCTCTACAGTGGGTATAGACTCACTGCTCATCCTCTTCTCTTACGCTCTGATCCTGCACACCGTGCTGTCCATCACCTCCAGGGCTGAGAGACTCAAGGCTCTTAACACCTGTGTTTCCCACATCTGTGCTGTGCTACTCTTCTACACTCCCATGATTGGCCTCTCTGTCATCCATCGCTTTGGAAAGCAGGCACCCACCCTGGTCCAGGTGGTCATGGGTTTCATGtatcttctctttcctcccatGATGAATCCCATTGTCTACAGTGTGAAGACGAAACAGATCCGGGATCGAGTGACCCATGCCTTTTGTTACTAA